The Mytilus galloprovincialis chromosome 4, xbMytGall1.hap1.1, whole genome shotgun sequence genome contains a region encoding:
- the LOC143073615 gene encoding uncharacterized protein LOC143073615, which produces MSDSNYLLKEGEITIRCGILKQKNKRYCKLIKSDESLILNCYDSKGNTSTLKLRNKFKLSRVKGFDKVIKEFSKEFYIDVYLKKQKFSLLFSNQTETDSWYNCLQNNAQVAVGNEESSSVGDNDDDESETGFKDNVLYDSGPENTARFDVTLKQNEDTERLGLTSTYRLYVSEVCLMLEDVVTKEAKYRWYYDALRRYGKQDNDFVIQAGRRSETGAGTFAFMYEDSSAITKSIDRLTRRRASEQLTNKLGFSQSETKKTSSNRMSEPIPRAEQSPPPTKQIVEAADNTDIKESTKFQYPHLASSAEFKRELQDKVSGKTKSIGDLSSKSNMEIQKSKEQKNTEKEKGLVAISKSKDKKPNDKAEFAVTIEENDQDSENLYDELELPLESNKVTKPLSEKTDQGDNTTKKRASLSDKKHVAPETPDAHEPEEPSVYEDAQTSRQEAWKNQGTEEEEHVENYELIKAGASQNALSKPFEGVTNNEEEIDDTYDHAFQAEKNLKKENIANDSKNLYGTSSGKDILKVETEVEICDPDYECIENYEGLYSKQKCIPQSEANEDTDEGLYSKQKCIPQSESNEDCDIKLES; this is translated from the exons ATGTCAGATTCAAACTATCTGTTAAAGGAAGGAGAGATAACTATACGATGTGGAATTTTA aaacagAAGAATAAAAGATATTGCAAACTAATTAAGAGCGATGAATCTCTGATTCTAAACTGCTATGACAGCAAAGGAAATACTAGTACATTAAAGCTTAGAAATAAATTCAAGCTTTCTCGTGTCAAAGGTTTTGATAAAGTAATAAAAGAATTTTCAAAGGAATTTTACATAGATGTTTATTTGAAGAAACAGAAATTCTCACTATTATTCTCCAACCAAACTGAAACTGACAGTTGGTACAATTGTTTACAGAACAATGCACAAGTTGCCGTTGGTAATGAAGAGTCGTCTTCTGTTggtgataatgatgatgatgagtCAGAGACAGGATTCAAAGATAATGTTTTATATGATTCTGGACCGGAGAACA ctgCTAGGTTTGATGTGACGTTGAAACAAAATGAAGATACAGAAAGACTTGGCCTGACGAGCACATACCGTCTTTATGTCTCGGAAGTGTGTCTTATGTTAGAGGACGTAGTAACAAAAGAAGCCAAGTACAGATGGTATTATGATGCATTGAGAAGATATGGTAAACAAGACAACGATTTTGTGATACAAGCCGGACGTAGGAGTGAAACAGGTGCAGGGACCTTCGCGTTCATGTATGAGGATTCCTCCGCAATCACTAAATCAATTGATAGACTTACCAGAAGGAGAGCTAGTGAACAGTTAACAAATAAACTTGGTTTTTCACAGtctgaaacaaaaaaaacatcatcaaacCGGATGTCAGAACCCATACCGAGGGCAGAACAGTCACCTCCTCCAACAAAGCAGATAGTAGAAGCGGCAGACAACACAGATATTAAAGAATCGACTAAATTTCAGTATCCTCATCTTGCCTCCTCTGCCGAATTCAAACGTGAATTACAAGATAAAGTTAGTGGTAAAACTAAATCAATCGGTGACCTTTCTAGCAAGAGTAATATGGAAATACAAAAAAGCAAAGAACAAAAGAACACAGAAAAGGAGAAAGGATTAGTagcaatttcaaaatcaaaagataaaaagcCAAATGATAAAGCGGAATTTGCAGTTACCATAGAGGAAAATGACCAGGATTCAGAAAATCTGTATGATGAGCTCGAACTTCCCCTTGAGTCGAACAAAGTTACTAAGCCTCTTTCTGAGAAAACAGACCAGGGAGATAACACAACTAAAAAACGTGCTTCCTTAAGTGACAAAAAACATGTGGCACCCGAGACACCTGATGCACATGAACCAGAGGAACCTTCAGTCTATGAGGATGCACAAACATCTCGCCAGGAAGCGTGGAAAAATCAGGGAACAGAGGAAGAAGAGCATGTGGAAAATTATGAATTAATAAAGGCTGGTGCAAGTCAAAATGCCCTAAGTAAACCATTTGAGGGAGTAACAAATAATGAAGAGGAAATCGATGATACATATGATCATGCATTCCAGGCTGAAaagaacttaaaaaaagaaaacattgcaAACGACTCTAAAAACCTTTACGGTACTTCAAGTGGAAAGGATATTTTAAAAGTAGAAACAGAGGTTGAAATTTGTGACCCAGATTATGAATGTATTGAAAACTATGAAGGCCTTTATTCAAAACAGAAATGCATTCCCCAGTCAGAAGCGAACGAGGATACTGATGAAGGCCTTTATTCAAAACAGAAATGTATTCCCCAGTCAGAATCGAACGAAGATTGTGATATAAAATTAGAAAGCTAA